ATGCATTCACTATGCTGATGGACATTGAATCTGCCAGAGAGGTCCTGAAGATCGGTGTTGACGACTATTTCAATGCTCTTCTTGTCTCAAACCGCGGCGACTTCCTGAAAGGGGAGAAACTCACCGATGAAGTTGTTACAAGCATAAGAGAGATAGCCGGTGAGGAATATGTGGTAAGAGAGGTCAAAAGAGACTCCATTAGTATGGTTGACCAGGGCAATATCGGTTTGTTGTTCCTTATGTTGAGCGTATTTGCTATTTTTGCCGGGGCGTTGCTTCTGACAAATATATACTTGATGCTTGCTCAGGAGCGAAGAACTGAACTCGGTACCCTCAGGGCGATAGGTTATTCAAGAAGGAAGGTTTCGAAAACGATTCTGTACGAAGGCTTTTTCTACTCAATTTTCTCATCTGCGATCGGAGTCTTAGGCGGTTTGGCAATCGCAAGGTTTATCCTGGGGAGTTTTGTGAACCTCTTCGAGGACGTTGCTTCACTTATTCCCTTTGAAGGAGCAAACATGGCTTTCAGTTCAATGCAGAGTTCGTTTGTCTTCTTCGTACGCACAGATTCTATCGCTTATGGTTTTCTTTTGGGACTGATAATTCCGATGGTTATTATTGTCTACACGGGCAGAAAGATATCCCGAACGAACATTGTTACCGCCGTTCGGAACATCCCTGAAGAGCTGGACGACCGCAAGAGGCTTCTCCTGAATATTCTTGCTGCTGTGGGCGTTTTATTTTCGACTATCATGGCTTACAGCAGCTACACACTGGGAAATGCCGCCGGGTTCTTCACCGGCGTGGTGCTTGCGGGTCTCCTAATTCCAGTTGCAATTCCGGTGAAAAACAAGAGGTTGATAGAGTCGTTGTTCTCGATTGGTGTGATTGTATTCACAATGCTCAGCAATTCCTTTTCTTTAATTGCTTCCAATACCGGTTCGTCGATTTACCTCACGGTGGCGAAAGGCGCCGCAATTCTTTTTGCCGGACTTTTCCTGATTGTGTATAATCTTAAGACCTTTGAATTCCTATTGAATAAGCTCTTCCAGAGAGCAAAAGCGGCGGCTCCCGTATTCAAGATATCTGTTGCTTTTTCTGCCAGAAACCGAATGAGAACGGGGCTTACAATTGCTATGTTTGCCGTAGTGATTTTTGTTATCACTCTGATTTCGATAATTCCCTACTCTATGGAGCAAATGCTTGTCAAGAGTCGAGATGCTGTCTTTTCCGGTTTCGATGTTGGGGCCTTCTCCTTCACCGGGAATGGAAGCATTTCCTTCAGTGAGTTGCAGTCCCAGCCAGAAGTAAGAGAGATTTCTACTGTCGCCGGAATGAATGTAGCAGTAAGAAGGGATGATCGGTACGGTCTTGAGCAGATCTATTCGGTCGATGATAGTTTTGTTGACTACAACAGGTTGCTCGAAATTGATTATGATGAAAAACTAGGTATATCAAGTCCGAATGATCTCTGGAAGTACCTCAGAGACAATCCTGGCACGGTTGTTGTATCGAACAGCGTCCTGCCCGACGTCAAACCCGGGGATGTTCTGGAACTCAGAGGAGTCATCGCTCAAGAAGATAGCGGACATGGCGTAAGCGGTTTATTGAGGAGAAATGTCGCCTCTGAGATGATTGATTCTAAATCCGTATATCTCAAAGTGATTGCTACGATCCCGGAGAACACTATCTCCTTCTTGAACGGTCTGCTTATATATAGAGGAAACGTTCCTACCGAGTTATCCGGGAATGTTGCTGAGAGGCAGTACCTTTTCAACCTTGCAGGCGCCACCGAAGGTGAAAAGAAAGGAAACTTCGATGCCCTACAGGACAAGATCGCATCTGGCAATCTCTTCCTGCTCTATGTTGATGACATAATTAACCTTACTTCGACCATGCTGCAGGGTACGATTAGTATTCTTAGATCCTTCCTGTACTTCGGGATGCTTGTGGGGATTGTTGGAATCGCGATCATTATGTTCAAGGCGCTTCACGAAAGGAAGCGAATTATTGGTATGCTTAAGGCAATAGGCTTCACCAAGAAGATGGTATTCTCTTCGTTCCTTCTCGAAACGTCTTTCATTGCGATTATTGGTATTGTTCTTGGTATAGTAACAGGAACACTTACGAGTTTAGAGATTTACGCTTCTCCTTTGATGGAGGGTATGAAGCTCTATATCCCTTGGGATCAGCTAATTGCTATGACGCTGATCTTTTATATAGCTTCACTTGTTTCAACGATTATTCCCAGTTATTCGGCCTCGAAAATCGTGCCTGCAGAAGCTTTGAGGTACTTCGAATAGGAAGTGGTTAGATGAGCAGAATACTGGTGGTGGACGATGACCTGTCGGTAAGGGTTCTACTGAAATCGATACTCGCAAGAGACGAACATGAAGTGGTAGAAAGTGCAGATGGCAAATCGGCGTTTTCCTCACTATCAAAGGGGAAGCCAGATATGATCTTGCTGGATCTCATGTTGCCTGACTACAACGGACTGGATATTCTCAACGAGCTGAAGCAAGATCGAGAACTTGAATCTATTCCCGTTATTGTCCTTACGGGATCTGCCGACCGGGAAAGCAAACTTACCGCGCTTGGTTCTGGTGCAGTTGATTTCATCTCTAAGCCCTTTCTTCCTGAAGAGGTTATTCTCAGAGTGAATACCCAACTGAAGCTTCATGATCTTATAAAGTCATTGAGAATTGCGGTGGACAATCTTGAAAGCGATGTTCTGGCAGCGGGAAAGATACAGAACGCGTTAGTGCCCCAGAGTAATCCACAGGGCTTGGCCGTTGAGTGGATCTATGAACCTTCTTATAGAGTTGGTGGGGACATATTCGATGTTTTCAAATTGAGTGACAATCGTTTCTTTGTATATCTCGCAGATATGTCGGGTCACGGAGTGAATGCCGCAATGCTTTCTGTAATGGTCCACAGGTTCATTGAGGATTTCAGAATTGGTATGGGGGATAGGGATTTCGACCTTGGCGTTTTCATGAAGGAGCTCGACAAGAGCTTTGTATTCGAGAGATTCAACCTTTTCTTCACAATCGTTTCGTTAATCGTGGATCTTGAGGAAGGCATTGTCCTTCTTTCAAATGCAGGACACCCATCGCCATTAATTCAAAGAAATGGGTCTGTCGAATTACTTGACAGACAGAGAGAAGGTCTGGTCGGTATAAATATGATTCGGGGAGACGTTGCAAAGATCCCTTTTCTTAGCGGAGATCGGCTGTTGCTGTACACTGACGGACTGATAGAAGTAATGAATGAAGGCGGTGAAATGTTCGGTGAGGATAGACTGATAGATCTGGTGAAAAGCTGTTCTAAAATCGATATCAAAAGAACCTCTGGGCGTTTGAAAGATTCATATGAGAGTTTTAAAGGTGATGCGCTTGCCGAAGACGATATTACGGCGCTGCTAATAGAATTCTAGTTTCGCCCCCTTACAAGTGGAAATATATAAAACGAGGAGTTGAGTGAAGGATGTTTGAGTTCAGGTTGGCGAAAGATGAGATCGGCGTGATTTCTCTCGAGAAGAGGGCGAGAATTACGGGAGAAACGTCTTCAAACTTTAGAAAGTGGCAGGATACAGTAGATTTGAAGAGCTGTTCGAGAGTAATTCTTGATGGGACTAATATCGAATTTATTGATTCGATGGGCATTGCCGCTCTCATAAGTATTTATAAGACTATTGCGGCGGAGGGTAATGATCTGGTTCTGGTGAATCTCTCTGAGGAGATTAAGAAACTGCTTAACACACTGAGGCTTGACAGGCTGTTTATCGTTAAGGACTGCAGCGTTGAAGAAGCTGTCAAGAATTCGTGCTGAATAATGGGTGAGAAGAACTACAGCTTCATGATCGAGCCCAATTTAGGCAAGATAGATGCTTTTTCTGCGAAGGTATCCGATATAGTCAGAAAAAACATGGGCAACGAAAACGGTTTCAGAGCCGGGCTCATAGTTATCGAGGCTTGTTCTAACATAGTGAAGCATGGAGAACTTGACGAAGAAGACCGCATATCTGTCGATCTCACTATTGGAGAAGACAGAGTGACTATCACTATCGAAGATACTTCCAAAGAGTTCAATCCCCTAGAGGTCGATGAGCCAGACCTCGAGGATATCGAGCTCCTTCAAAAAGGCGGAATGGGAGTTTACCTCATTAGAAGGTTTTCGAGAGGGATAGAATACTCTTACGAAGACGGCAAGAATATACTGAGAATAACAATTTGAAGGGCAGATTTACGTTAACTATTTGACTTGATTAGCCTTGATATGCTATAAGTAAGTGATCACAAACCAGCAGGTGCTGAAATGAAGAATAGACTTCTTTAATCGACAAAACTGAATACTTCCTCAAAAAAGCATCGAAAGACTTCGATTCTATTTGACCTTTCAATTTGAATGATTTCTAGCTTTAAGCCTTACTGGAGGTGATCACTTTGCTTCGAATATACAATCTTTCAATTTCCTTTGGAAGTGTAGACGTTCTTAAGAAAATCAGTTTCGATCTCGCTGCAGGAGAGGTTTTGGCTGTCACCGGGGCAAACGGTGCCGGCAAGTCGACTCTCCTAAAATCAATTATAGGTGAAATCACTCCCTCGGATGGGAAAATAACTATAGAGCAAGGTATCAAACCGCTTCTTGTGAACCAGGAGACGTCAGACTTTCATGGGACAGTGAAGGAGTATCTTCTCGGGGCGAGAGAAGAGCTCTTCGATATCTACGAGAAATTGGGTGGGTCTGTAAATGATCCTATGGCTTATGCGGAACTCATAAATGAATTTCATAATGTTGGGGGATTCGAGTTCGAAACGAAGATTTCTTCATCTCTAAATGAGTTTGGTATCGATGTTGACAACCTGGATTTCCCGTACATGAATCTTTCCCATGGGCAGAAGAGAATTCTCTCACTGATTAGGGGAGTTCTCTCCGGTTCGAATCTTTTCTTGCTTGACGAGCCGACAAACCATCTCGATATAGAAATGACCTTGAGACTTGAAGAGATCATTACCTCACTAAGCGAGAGAGGTGTTGGAGTTATTGTAGTGAGCCATGACAGGAGATTCATCGACAAAGTCGCTCACAAGACGATCTGTCTGAAAAGGGGAGAGGCAGTAGGAGTTCGAGGAGGTTATTCTGAGATGCTGGCGCATCTTGAAAGAGATTTCCTCTCAAGACAGAAGACAAGTGAAGAAATAAGTAAGAAGATACGCCAACTGGAACTCGATGCGACCAGGAGAAAGAGCTGGTCCAATTCAAGAGAGGCTTCAAAGAGATTTGCAAGCGATAAAGGCCATGAAGGACATATGGCGGCCAAACTAGCCAAACGGGCGTTAGCCGTACAGAAAAGGACTGAAAGACTGATCGGTGAACTGGAGTGCGAAAAACCGTTTGTTGAGAAGCCAGTTAATGTCAGGATTCCCAAATATGGAGTTCCGAAAAGAAAAATGGTCATGGTGGAGAGCCTGTCGTTCTCTTACGGAGAAAATGAAGTCATAAGGGAGGCCTCTGTTAACATAGACACTTCCGATAGAGTCGGTCTCATTGGGCCGAATGGTTCGGGGAAAACAACTCTGATTAAATGCCTTGTAGGAATTCTGGAACTATCGAGTGGCAAAATCTACAGAAATGAGAGTGTAAACTGGATGTACATTCCACAGAATGTCGCAGAACTCTTCGAAAGAAAAACTCCCTATGAAGAAATTGCCGACCTTGAACTGGAAGAGCCCGCAGTAAGAAGTCACCTGGCCAATATCGGTCTCAAGAGAGAGAGGGCTTTCTCGGAGATTAAAACGATGAGCTATGGAGAGTTGATGAGGCTTGCCTTACTAAAATCTCTTCTTTCAAAGGTTGAGTTCATCTTCATGGACGAGCCAACCAATCATTTGGATATTGAATCTCTCGAAGTACTTGACAAACTTCTAAACGACTTCTCGGGAGGGTTTTTCTTCATTAGTCACGACAGGCAGTTCATTGCAGAACATGGCGAAAAAATTGTCACCATTGAAGAAGGTATGCTGAAGAGCTTCGAGTATTCGGAGGAAATTGATATCGATTCCTTTACCCGCACAAAAGAGATTCTTGCGGACTCCTACGATGAGTCGATCTTCAGGAGAAGCTCAAAAAATCTCCTTCATAAGTCTGAGGAAGAAGATTGAGAGCTCGGCACCGGTGGAGTTTTTCCAGCGGCTGAACAACCCAGAGAATTGCAAGAAATACCTCATCCACATCGGGAGTTTTTTTATTAGCCTATTTGATGTATAATCTTCGTAACTCAATCCAGGAGAAGGAGCGAACCCACATGCTAGAAGTTATTCAGGCCTATAGAAGAGCTATTTTGGGCGGATTTTCGAGTTCCGTGGGTGAATGCTATCTCGTCGAGCCTGGGTTGCTCTGAAATCTTAGCTGTGAATCAAGAGGCCGTGACGAGCGTCACGGCCTCTTTCTTTTGGGAGAAAATGTTATGAATAATACGGTTGAGCGAATGAAAAGCAACATAAAGAAGAATTATTTATTCTCTTTCCTTATGAACATGAGACTGTCGAGCGGTCTATGGATGATCTACATGGCCTTCAAGGGAATGAGTTTGACGCAGATCGGTTTCCTTGAAGGAATATTCCACGTGACCTCTTTGATGATGGAGGTCCCTACCGGGTCTGTAGCAGACTTGTTCGGTAGAAAGCTCAGCAGAACTATTGGTAGATGTCTCTCTCTTGCGAGTATTCTGGTGTTGATCGGTGCGACCAGCTTCTTTCATTTCACCATTTTCATGGTACTAGCTGCTCTTTCGTATAACCTGGAATCGGGTTCTGGAGAGGCTCTTGTATATGATTCTCTCAAATATCTGAAAACTGAAGAGAATTTCATATCGGTTCTTGGGAGGCAGGAGGCCATATTTCAAGTGTCTTCAGTTGCGGCGCTTCTACTAGGCGGGTTCCTGGGAACGTACAATTATCACTATGCATTTTGGGTTTCCGCCGGGATCATCGCATTTTCGGCGGTCTATTCTCTTTCGTTCACAGAACCACCAATCCTCGAGTCTGTGGGCCGTAACTCAAAAACCTTCCGGGGCTTCCTGAAGCAAATTGCTGATAGCTTCTCAATAATCGCTAGAGATAGAAAGGTTGCATTTCTTATCTTTTTTGTTCAGACAATACTTGCATTCAGTGCCTGCATATTCTTTTACATTCAGAACTACTGGAAAGGACTTGGCCGTACCGAGTTCCAGATTGGCATATACCTCGCGGCCGGTTCGTTTCTAGCCGGATTAGTGGCCATGAAGGTTCAGAGGCTATCTCATCTGCTGAAGGAGAAGAAAGTCCTAATCATACTGCCTCTAATCTCCGTCGCATCCATGTGGGGTGTGGCTCTTTGTTCAAACAAGTTACCCTTCTTCATGGTTGTAACCATGATTGAAGCTATGTTGTTTGTAGCGGGTAACGACTACATAAACAAGCTGATTCCATCCAAGAGCAGGGCAACGATAATATCCTTTGCAAGCATGATGTACAGCTTAGTAATGATAGTTTTCTTCCCCATCTTCGGAAGAATTGCTGACACAGTCTCGTTTGGAGTTGCTTTTATCTCATTGGCTGTTATGGCAAGCTGTCTTTATGTGCTTAGTATGTATCTACTCAAGAAGATCGGATGAAAGAGTTGATTCGTGCTCTTTGAAGCGATGCCGGTCAAAAAACCGCCTCGGGTTCCAGTTTCAGGAGAGTGGAATGCTTAGTAAAGGTGACAGCTTACAAAGTGATCTTTCGTTACCTCGGTCATTTGCGGCTTCACACTCGAACAAATCGCCATTCTTCTGAAACATCTGGGGTGAAAGAAGCATCCAGTTGGGGGATTCAAGGGACTGGGAGCATCACCTTCAAGTATTATTCTTTCAAGCTTGTGACCGGTTTCACCGGGAATTGCCGAAAGGAGGGACTGAGTATATGGGTGAAGCGGTGATCTATATAGCTCTTCAGATTCGGAGAGCTCAACGATTTCGCCAAGATACATGACGGCTATTCTGTCGCAGAAGTAATGAACAACGTTCAAATCATGGGAAATGAAGAGATAGGTCAGAGAAAGCCTCTCCTGAAGGTCGTTCATAAGGTTAAGAATTTGTGCCTGAATAGAGACATCGAGGGAAGAAATCGGTTCATCGGCTATTACGACTTCAGGATTCAGAATTAATGCGTTCATTATTCCTACGCGTTGTTTTTGACCTCCAGAAAGCTCGTGAGGAAATCTCCCCAACAGATCCTTGTCCAGTCCGACAAGGTTCATACTCTCCAAAATCAATTCTTTTATCTCTTTCTTCTGCATTCCCATTGCTCTCAAAGGTTCTCTCAGTATCCATTCGACTGTTCCTTTTGGATTCAAGGAACCGGAAGTGTCTTGAAAGATTAGCTGAACCTTCTTTCTGAATTCCCGTTTCTGATCTCTATTCAGCGAAGTGACATCATTGCCTTTGAAGAGGATCCTCCCCTCCGTCGGTTTTAAAAGCCCCACGATTGTATAGGCGGCCGTTGATTTTCCACAACCTGACTCACCAACAAGTCCGAAAGATTCTCCTTTAGAAATGCTTAAGGAAACTCCGTTAAGTGCCTTGATCGATCCCGGCTTCTTCAGCAATCGGGTTCTTCTCAGCCTGTAATGTTTTCTAAGGTTGTGAATCTCCAGAATACCTTTCTTCATCAAATGTCTCCAGCAAGGAAGCATCTCGCTTCGTGATCATTGGTCATCTTTTTGAATTCGGGGAACTCTTTCTTGCATCTTTCGACAGCGTAGCCACATCTTGGCTCAAATGGGCAACCGGGAATTGATTCCGCTATTGACGGCA
The sequence above is drawn from the Mesotoga sp. BH458_6_3_2_1 genome and encodes:
- a CDS encoding ABC transporter permease — protein: MLIQIVSILSGIAVIATVVSMIANPIIFKIGYRNIYRRKSDTLLVIMGSLIGTALIMGSMAMNDSFQKFLYAQIERSHGEIDEMVYIPSDNQNVVKEFIPNFKIEALVDSLSENEQVDGVLPILTRTVSVGLPGEARSQTGQSLQVSIIGVEPGKLSGWPDVAEVEFAVPGKTEGVLEVIINKELSDSLGVSVGDTLEILADPGQRLLFWIPLPEVRVAGIVEGNGVLHYQIENQGPNAFTMLMDIESAREVLKIGVDDYFNALLVSNRGDFLKGEKLTDEVVTSIREIAGEEYVVREVKRDSISMVDQGNIGLLFLMLSVFAIFAGALLLTNIYLMLAQERRTELGTLRAIGYSRRKVSKTILYEGFFYSIFSSAIGVLGGLAIARFILGSFVNLFEDVASLIPFEGANMAFSSMQSSFVFFVRTDSIAYGFLLGLIIPMVIIVYTGRKISRTNIVTAVRNIPEELDDRKRLLLNILAAVGVLFSTIMAYSSYTLGNAAGFFTGVVLAGLLIPVAIPVKNKRLIESLFSIGVIVFTMLSNSFSLIASNTGSSIYLTVAKGAAILFAGLFLIVYNLKTFEFLLNKLFQRAKAAAPVFKISVAFSARNRMRTGLTIAMFAVVIFVITLISIIPYSMEQMLVKSRDAVFSGFDVGAFSFTGNGSISFSELQSQPEVREISTVAGMNVAVRRDDRYGLEQIYSVDDSFVDYNRLLEIDYDEKLGISSPNDLWKYLRDNPGTVVVSNSVLPDVKPGDVLELRGVIAQEDSGHGVSGLLRRNVASEMIDSKSVYLKVIATIPENTISFLNGLLIYRGNVPTELSGNVAERQYLFNLAGATEGEKKGNFDALQDKIASGNLFLLYVDDIINLTSTMLQGTISILRSFLYFGMLVGIVGIAIIMFKALHERKRIIGMLKAIGFTKKMVFSSFLLETSFIAIIGIVLGIVTGTLTSLEIYASPLMEGMKLYIPWDQLIAMTLIFYIASLVSTIIPSYSASKIVPAEALRYFE
- a CDS encoding PP2C family protein-serine/threonine phosphatase, with translation MSRILVVDDDLSVRVLLKSILARDEHEVVESADGKSAFSSLSKGKPDMILLDLMLPDYNGLDILNELKQDRELESIPVIVLTGSADRESKLTALGSGAVDFISKPFLPEEVILRVNTQLKLHDLIKSLRIAVDNLESDVLAAGKIQNALVPQSNPQGLAVEWIYEPSYRVGGDIFDVFKLSDNRFFVYLADMSGHGVNAAMLSVMVHRFIEDFRIGMGDRDFDLGVFMKELDKSFVFERFNLFFTIVSLIVDLEEGIVLLSNAGHPSPLIQRNGSVELLDRQREGLVGINMIRGDVAKIPFLSGDRLLLYTDGLIEVMNEGGEMFGEDRLIDLVKSCSKIDIKRTSGRLKDSYESFKGDALAEDDITALLIEF
- a CDS encoding STAS domain-containing protein, translating into MFEFRLAKDEIGVISLEKRARITGETSSNFRKWQDTVDLKSCSRVILDGTNIEFIDSMGIAALISIYKTIAAEGNDLVLVNLSEEIKKLLNTLRLDRLFIVKDCSVEEAVKNSC
- a CDS encoding ATP-binding protein, which produces MGEKNYSFMIEPNLGKIDAFSAKVSDIVRKNMGNENGFRAGLIVIEACSNIVKHGELDEEDRISVDLTIGEDRVTITIEDTSKEFNPLEVDEPDLEDIELLQKGGMGVYLIRRFSRGIEYSYEDGKNILRITI
- a CDS encoding ABC-F family ATP-binding cassette domain-containing protein, with amino-acid sequence MITLLRIYNLSISFGSVDVLKKISFDLAAGEVLAVTGANGAGKSTLLKSIIGEITPSDGKITIEQGIKPLLVNQETSDFHGTVKEYLLGAREELFDIYEKLGGSVNDPMAYAELINEFHNVGGFEFETKISSSLNEFGIDVDNLDFPYMNLSHGQKRILSLIRGVLSGSNLFLLDEPTNHLDIEMTLRLEEIITSLSERGVGVIVVSHDRRFIDKVAHKTICLKRGEAVGVRGGYSEMLAHLERDFLSRQKTSEEISKKIRQLELDATRRKSWSNSREASKRFASDKGHEGHMAAKLAKRALAVQKRTERLIGELECEKPFVEKPVNVRIPKYGVPKRKMVMVESLSFSYGENEVIREASVNIDTSDRVGLIGPNGSGKTTLIKCLVGILELSSGKIYRNESVNWMYIPQNVAELFERKTPYEEIADLELEEPAVRSHLANIGLKRERAFSEIKTMSYGELMRLALLKSLLSKVEFIFMDEPTNHLDIESLEVLDKLLNDFSGGFFFISHDRQFIAEHGEKIVTIEEGMLKSFEYSEEIDIDSFTRTKEILADSYDESIFRRSSKNLLHKSEEED
- a CDS encoding MFS transporter — its product is MNNTVERMKSNIKKNYLFSFLMNMRLSSGLWMIYMAFKGMSLTQIGFLEGIFHVTSLMMEVPTGSVADLFGRKLSRTIGRCLSLASILVLIGATSFFHFTIFMVLAALSYNLESGSGEALVYDSLKYLKTEENFISVLGRQEAIFQVSSVAALLLGGFLGTYNYHYAFWVSAGIIAFSAVYSLSFTEPPILESVGRNSKTFRGFLKQIADSFSIIARDRKVAFLIFFVQTILAFSACIFFYIQNYWKGLGRTEFQIGIYLAAGSFLAGLVAMKVQRLSHLLKEKKVLIILPLISVASMWGVALCSNKLPFFMVVTMIEAMLFVAGNDYINKLIPSKSRATIISFASMMYSLVMIVFFPIFGRIADTVSFGVAFISLAVMASCLYVLSMYLLKKIG
- a CDS encoding ABC transporter ATP-binding protein, with product MKKGILEIHNLRKHYRLRRTRLLKKPGSIKALNGVSLSISKGESFGLVGESGCGKSTAAYTIVGLLKPTEGRILFKGNDVTSLNRDQKREFRKKVQLIFQDTSGSLNPKGTVEWILREPLRAMGMQKKEIKELILESMNLVGLDKDLLGRFPHELSGGQKQRVGIMNALILNPEVVIADEPISSLDVSIQAQILNLMNDLQERLSLTYLFISHDLNVVHYFCDRIAVMYLGEIVELSESEELYRSPLHPYTQSLLSAIPGETGHKLERIILEGDAPSPLNPPTGCFFHPRCFRRMAICSSVKPQMTEVTKDHFVSCHLY